A region of the Oncorhynchus gorbuscha isolate QuinsamMale2020 ecotype Even-year unplaced genomic scaffold, OgorEven_v1.0 Un_scaffold_1363, whole genome shotgun sequence genome:
TGTAATGGGGTGGTGTATAGATGACAGGAAAACAATGGCATGTGTGTCCTTCCTTATCCACGGGACCCCACTTCCTTACCCCTCGCCATTATCCGGGATTGGTTCATAATCCTCCACCCTCATGTTGTACTTCTTCGCTGCAGCTGCTCTCTCCTCGGGCGTTTGGGGGTATGGCCCTGGCAGCATGCCCTTGGAAGGTCCAGAGGCTATACAACATTTAGAAAGAAGTTAATACAGTACCATTTATCCCATGATCAACCAGTGGGATTGTTAGCTAACTAGCCGTTTGAGAGTAACGTTAGGAATtgctggtatatatatatatatatatatatatatatatatacccagcGTAGCTACTTGCACAAGTTATCCAAATGCAGTAAAGTTGGCTGGCCAGGGAACCGTGTATGGGATCTAGCCTAATATTTGATCGTAGACAGTTAGCTACATAATACTGAATGCAGCTTTTACTAACGTTAGTAAACCCCTGAACGAGATGCAGCTCTGTTGTAGACTAGCTCAAGGTTAGCGACACTTTGCCTGGCATGTTCTCACTTCCATTCCTACGTGATGCAGGCATTTTACATTTGTTCAACGATATCGATAAAGATCCATGAACCAACCTGCTCTGACTTGGAGAAAAGCGCCGAGAAGCCTGGCTGTTTCCCCTTGGAAAGAGCTCGAGCCCAATTTCTGAAACCCACGGCAGCCATGTTCAATTGTTGCGGTGACATTGAACAGTGAAATACGCATGCGTCCGGTGACAACTTCGGGAaatccaatgtttttttttttttttttttttgcctctttgcttcttcttctttgggatttGGTTGGTGGATTGAATCGAACTTGAAGGTGCATACACCGCCATCTACTGTACTGGAGGGTGAAGCCAGTCACAGAATACCTACACGGCGGGCGTCACAAACACCAGGAATCTTAAACTTCACACGTAACGCTACCCGAgaaatcactcctttcaatggtgTCCTGTTCCTAAGAGCAAAGCAAGAAACAAATGTTGACTCAAGTTGCGTGACACGGAGCGCCTGCTCCCTCTGATCAGAAGAGACACACAAAAATATCACAAGTCCACAACTAGTTTCTTTAATCCTTTCTCACCCACCCTGAAAATACAAATGGATCCGTCAAAAGGCAAGCGTCCACTTTCTCAAAAAATGTCAGTCCTACTGGACCAGATTCTACTTTATTCAAACTCGGCGGTCCTCCCCAAACTGCATCCTCACTCTCAGGTTCCATCTCTGAGCTACTGGAGGACGTGTCCCTGTTTTTACACGTGACGCCAAGCTCCCTCACCACACCACCTGCCACCACAGTTAATTCAACCTCACTCTCAGGTTCCATCTCTGAGCTACTGGAGGACGTGTCCCTGTTTTTACACATGACGCTAAGCTCCCTCACAACACCACCTGCCACCGCAGTTAATTCAACCTCACTCTCGTCACGTTCAATTTCCTTCTGTAGCTTTTCCAAAGGTTCTGTGATATCCTCCATTCCATATTCACTCAAAACATATTCCACTTTTCTTCCTTGTCTACCATCATTACCACCTTAAAGAAAGGGGGTATTTTTTACAGAATAGCAGTCACTTTGATCGTAAAAATGTAAAAGTATAGAAATGTCAAACATAAAACAATTCAAGTAGTGAATTGTATTTTATTCTCAAACATCCACAGCTCAGTTAAATTGTGTATATTGTATATCCTTCCATACAAGTAGGCTTGAGTTTCTATGCAGCTGGAGACTTGGGTTTCTCCTACTGTAGCCTACACATGTTGTTTTAACAATGTTAAACAATTAAATGGACAACACATTTTAAGATTTCAGCCAAAAGATTTATTGACTTCCTCTGTTTTGCAACAATAACAAAAGGGAGTAGTTAGTTATATTGAGACCATAGTGATATGCCTTCTGGTCACCAACAGGGGCTGGAGGGATCTGATATTCTGAGTGAATGCACTGAAACTCAGAGTCCTTCTCCCTTTCCCATCAGATCCAGCTCAGCTGCGTTTAGTCTGCATTTACTGAGGGATCGTCACTCTGCCTCTGCTGATGAAGGACCCACTTTCTTGACAGCCATAAAGGGAACAGATGACTCCATTTATAGTAGGCCTGCAATGTCTTTTTCCACTTTCTCAGTAGGGCCATGAAGTTCATAACTGGGGAAAAGGAGAATAGGACATTAAGTATTTTCAAATCTTATTTGTTAATTAATTAATTGAATGAATGCATGAATGATTGATACATTTTATATTCATGtgtttgtttatatatatatatagtttaacctttaattaactaggcaagtcagttaagaacaacttcttatttacagcctatgaacagtgggttaactgcctgttcaggggcagaacgacagatttgtaccttgtcagctcggggatttgaacttgcaaccttctggttactagtcaaacgctctaaccactaggctacctgccgtccctacactctaaccactaggctaccctgccgcccctacactctaaccactaggctacctgccgtccctacactctaaccactaggctacctgccgcccctacactctaaccactaggctaccctgccgcccctacactctaaccactaggctacctgccgtccctacactctaaccactaggctacctgccgcccctacactctaaccactaggctacctgccgtccctacactctaaccactaggctacctcccctacactctaaccactaggctaccctgccgcccctacactctaaccactaggctacctgccgtccctacactctaaccactaggctaccttaacTTACCGCCTGAAAGGCTCCCCATCAGAATCGATTAGAAACTTCTCAAAGTTCCAGCGAATGTCGTTGACTTTGATGGGTGACCAGTAGAACCTCTTTATATCTCCTATGACAGGGTTCACATAGGGCAGAGACTCCTGTTGTACAAGACATTAACACATGCTGTTAGTGAGGTCTAATGTCCATAAGGTATTCAACTTGCCCCCAGAGTGCAGTACATAATAGTGCATAAGGACATGTCAAATATACTACCTTGAGATAGGTGAAAAGAGGACATGTCAAATATACTACCTTGAGATAGGCGAAAAGAGGACATGTCAAATATACTACCTTGAGATAGGCGAAAAGAGGACATGTCAAATATACTACCTTGAGATAGGCGAAAAGAGGACATGTCAAATATACTACCTTGAGATAGGTGAAAAGAGGACATGTCAAATATACTACCTTGAGATAGGCGAAAAGAGGACATGTCAAATATACTACCTTGAGATAGGCGAAAAGAGGACATGTCAAATATACTACCTTGAGATAGGCGAAAAGAGGACATGTCAAATATACTACCTTGAGATAGGCGAAAAGAGGACATGTCAAATATACTACCTTGAGATAGGCGAAAAGAGGACATGTCAAATATACTACCTTGAGATAGGCGAAAAGAGGTTCTTCATTCAACCCATTGACCTCGATCTTGCCAAACACAGGGAACTTGGGGACAAACCCCCCACCTGGCCTTACATACTTGAGAAGGTTGAGGGTTTCATGATTTACCTCTGAAGgaagaaacaacaacaaatgcAACAGACCAGTGAGTTTATTAGTTCTGAAACAGAGGCATTTATAAAAACAGACTGGTCTCATCATCACACATGACAAACAAGCATactatttaacttggcaagtcatttaagaacagattcttatttacaatgacggcctacccctaaccaggacgacaaTGGGCTAATTGTTCGCCACCCAATCAcaactggttgtgatacagcctggaattgaaccagggtctgtagtaaagatgcagtgctttagaccgctgcgccactcgggagcccacacATTAGCATTTTGATACACAGCATTACTCCTAGAGACAAAGTAGGCCTGTAAGTTACAACAGATCAAAAATCTTTATTGTTATTTCAAAAGGACTCTCTTACCAGGTGCCTGAAGACCAAACTGATTGCAGGGGAATCCCAGGACAGTGAAGTTGAGGTCACCAAACATTTCCATGAGTGCATTCATTCTGTGGTACTGTTAGATGACAGACACAATTAGAACACCACCTCAACATTCCCCTTGGGCTGACTCTAGAATATCTCTGATACTACAACACAATCAAAAGTTTGGCCTATGCCAGCATTAGGCTGTTAGCCTGTATAGGCTAGCACCATAAATCCTCGTTAGCCTACCTCCTCTATCGTTGACCCTCAGAAGGTGGCCAGGTTGACAATGAGGAGCACCTTGCCCCTGTAGATACTGAGAGGAACGCTCTGACCGTTCAAGGTCTCAGCGCTGAAATCATAGATTGATTTAAAGCACGCCATTAGAGGTTATACTTGTTCTTTAGCTTGAAGCCTATATCCAGAGCAGAGCAGTCAGCGGTGGGTATTCACTAAGCCACCCGGTTGGTCCTCCTCATTCAGAGAACCATAACTATAGGCTCAGCAATTGTTCAGCATGGTTGACTCCATTGTGTCGCTGCATGCTAAGAGATGAATTGACAGGATGGTTATTTGTTCAGCAGTTTGCATGGGTATGCAGATCATGTTAGTGAcagttagtcattggttatctctCATTATTCACTTGACAGGGATGTTAAAACAAAAATCGATGCATATATTGGAAATACTGTAGAACCATAGTAAACTAATATTGGTGCTGTTCCTGGGGTCACTATAGGACATATGATCTATTTTACAATAAAAATAAAGTACTATATCgtcatattatttattattttatacatGGTAGAGAATTAAGTATGATCAACATAACCAAAGCTTAGATGGAATTTAATATTTAATTAATTGAGCCTATTGGTTATTGCTGCGTCAAAGATTGGCCTATACCTTTTGTTTGCTATACATAATACATTGCATTTGTAGAACACTTTTCATTTACTGACATGAATCAAAGCTCTTCACATTGTGAGCAACCATTGGATAATAAAAATAATTCCTTCTGATAAAGAACTGATAAAGTCATTCCTACGATTGCCAATATGACAAAAGCAAAGCAATGCTTTTCCTTATTTGGAGCGGTTACAGTGAAGATATTATTCCTCTCGTGTAACAGACATTGACCGGGGGTGCGTATCGGTAAAATCCACAGGAGTCGAATGTCACTTGGATCCTAACGCTCGGTCGTATATTTTGTTTAACCAAAACATCGCACATACTTGTCAAAGACCATCAATAACTACTCCAATGTATTATTTTTCTCAGCTTTATTTCTCCCAAAACAAGCACATTTACTGAGATATAGATTCCCTATTCCTGCGCAGAGAGGTTGACTTTGCATTCTGGAACGTACCCAGTGTCCGAACCCGGAAGTTTGTGAATACAGCCAAAAAAGCTGTCGCTGATACAGAAAGCTTCAACCAAGGCTCACAAGATAGCTACATGTACAACGACAGTTTGTTAGCTATCTGGCATATTTCTGCGGATTCAAAATGGATGCGGAAACA
Encoded here:
- the LOC124022378 gene encoding glutathione peroxidase 6-like, with the protein product MNALMEMFGDLNFTVLGFPCNQFGLQAPEVNHETLNLLKYVRPGGGFVPKFPVFGKIEVNGLNEEPLFAYLKESLPYVNPVIGDIKRFYWSPIKVNDIRWNFEKFLIDSDGEPFRRYELHGPTEKVEKDIAGLL
- the LOC124022375 gene encoding NADH dehydrogenase [ubiquinone] 1 beta subcomplex subunit 8, mitochondrial-like; translation: MHLQVRFNPPTKSQRRRSKEAKKKKKKNIGFPEVVTGRMRISLFNVTATIEHGCRGFQKLGSSSFQGETARLLGAFLQVRAASGPSKGMLPGPYPQTPEERAAAAKKYNMRVEDYEPIPDNGEGYGDYPQLPDRSQHERDPWYSWDHPDLRRNWGEPMHWDFDMFIRNRVDTSPSPVAWHTMCKHLFGFVGFMLLMFYLGEKFPSYQPVAPKQYPYSNLHLERGEDPKKQPEEVKHFNI